TGCTGCGCGAGACCGAACCCGAGCGGTTCGCCACGCCGGAGCACCGCCAACGGATCGGCGAAGAGCTGATCGACGGCCTCTGTGAGATCCACGCCGTCGACCCTGGAACGGTGGGACTGGACGAGTTCGGCCATCCCAAGGGGTTCACCGAACGCCAGGTAAAGCGATGGTCAGAGCAGCTGACGTGGGCGTTCGACGTCACGAGCGACGAACGCGAGGTGCCCGAACTCTATGACGTGATGGAGTGGCTGACCGAGAACGTACCCGACGCGCCGGCGCACACACTGGTTCAGGGCGATTACAAGCTCGACAACGTGATGTTCGCGCCCGGCACGCCGCCCGAACTCGTCGCGGTGTTCGACTGGGAGCTGAGTACCCTTGGAAATCCGCTCGTCGATCTCGGGTGGCTCCTCTCGTACTGGTGGGACGCGGGCGATCCGGACCCGCCCGCGGCGACCGACTCGCTCAACGCGACGTTCATGACCCGCGAGGGCTACCCCACCCGAGAGGAACTCGTCGAGCGCTACGAGGCACAGACAGGAATCGAGTACGAGAACGATCGATTCTACCGTGCGCTCGCGGTCTACAAGCTCGCTGGGCTAGGAGAGATGTTCTTCCGGCGGTACCTGGAAGGCAACGCCGATGACCCGTTGTACCCGAAGATGGAGACCGGTGTGCCCGAACTCGCCGACCGCGCGCTCCGGATCATCGAGGGTGAGGAGCCGCTGTGAGCTACTTCGAATCGGTCTCGGTCGGCGACACGTCCCGAACGGCGGGCCGGACGGTAACGGCCGCCGACGTGACGAACTTCGCGGGTGTGAGTGGCGATTTCAATCACCACCACACCGACGCCGAGCGGATGGCCGACACCGAGTACGGTGGCCGGATCGCTCACGGCGCGTTCGTCTTTTCGGCAATGACTGGTCTGCTCTGGCAATCACGAACACAGGACGAACGCGAGGACGTGATCGCGTTCTACGGGGTGGACGGGCTCCGCTTCACCGCCCCGACCTACGTCGGCGACACCATCCGCGTCGAGATCGAGGTCGTCGAGAAAAAAGAGCGCGACCATCCACGAGCCGCTGGTACTGTGCGGTACGACGCTGCGGTGAAAGCTCAGGACGACGAGACCGTGCTCCGGTGTGAGCTCCTCTCGCTAGTGCGCTGAGGGTCGAGATCACGATTTCACCGAAATTGCACAATTCCACCGTCTCATTGATTTATCGGCGGTCAGTAACTCCGTGAGCCGATGGTGGCGATACAATGATGTGTCGAAATGTTGTATCGGGTGTATGGACGGACGGTGGCTTCTCTTGGGATTCGGTCTGTTGTTCGGGGCCCTAACCGTCGCGTTCGTCGTCCAGGGGAAGACGCTACAAGCACTCATCGCGGTCGTTCAGACGTTCTGGACTCTCGGTGGTTTCTGGTGGTATACGACTCACGACGAAGCGGCCAATACGAGACTTCAGCGGCTTCTGTAACAGTTATTGGCAGTTCTCGGGTATACAGACCACTGTCGATTCCATACCACAGTCGAGGCAGACGTTGACGACGTTCTCCTCATCCGAATCGAGAACGACGCGCAGATCGCTCTGACCGCACTCAGGACATTCGACCGGCGATTCAGCCTCACAGTCCGGACAGACGAGAACCTCTTCCTCGTCGACGACGACCGGCCGTCTGTCCTCATGATCGCACTCGGGACACGGGAGCGGAATCCGTACGTCCTCGCTGTCGCGGGGAGCACCTATCGCGAACGCAACCACCACCTCGTCGGACGCGTTTTTACCGGACTGGAACTCGCCAGGCGCGAACCGGATCGCTTCGTTCTCGCCG
The Halococcus saccharolyticus DSM 5350 DNA segment above includes these coding regions:
- a CDS encoding phosphotransferase family protein; amino-acid sequence: MSGSDDTEGAEGAYFSRIVDEEALASYFEEELGSVEEYRIEHHQEGHSNETLFVEWGERDLVVRRPPPGETADTAHDVLREYRVMDALQDTTVRVPPTVLACEDESILDCEFYVMERVAGSVLRETEPERFATPEHRQRIGEELIDGLCEIHAVDPGTVGLDEFGHPKGFTERQVKRWSEQLTWAFDVTSDEREVPELYDVMEWLTENVPDAPAHTLVQGDYKLDNVMFAPGTPPELVAVFDWELSTLGNPLVDLGWLLSYWWDAGDPDPPAATDSLNATFMTREGYPTREELVERYEAQTGIEYENDRFYRALAVYKLAGLGEMFFRRYLEGNADDPLYPKMETGVPELADRALRIIEGEEPL
- a CDS encoding MaoC/PaaZ C-terminal domain-containing protein, producing MSYFESVSVGDTSRTAGRTVTAADVTNFAGVSGDFNHHHTDAERMADTEYGGRIAHGAFVFSAMTGLLWQSRTQDEREDVIAFYGVDGLRFTAPTYVGDTIRVEIEVVEKKERDHPRAAGTVRYDAAVKAQDDETVLRCELLSLVR
- a CDS encoding cupin domain-containing protein; the encoded protein is METVSIDGLDSISSENDIDRRKLSDPLNTADVAINRYALGPGERFSGSLHAHMDQEEVFLIVEGEVTFETYTPRNRVEPDCSSSEITVGENEAIRFAPGEFQSGKNASDEVVVAFAIGAPRDSEDVRIPLPCPECDHEDRRPVVVDEEEVLVCPDCEAESPVECPECGQSDLRVVLDSDEENVVNVCLDCGMESTVVCIPENCQ